The Sesamum indicum cultivar Zhongzhi No. 13 linkage group LG6, S_indicum_v1.0, whole genome shotgun sequence genome has a segment encoding these proteins:
- the LOC105165788 gene encoding peroxidase 47, with product MAALIIQNVFAVMWVINMMMYGVANGLSMNYYMMTCPFAEFIVKNTVNRALQSDPTLAAALVRMHFHDCFVQGCDGSILIDSTKDNTAEKDSPANLSLRGYEIIDAAKDALEKQCPGVVSCSDILAMAARDAVFFAGGPVYDIPKGRKDGRRSKIEDTINLPPPTLNSSELIRMFGQRGFTPQEMVALSGAHTLGTARCSSFKNRLTNFDSTHDMDPSMDTQFAKTLSKTCIAGDSAEQPFDTTRNTFDNDYFNALQRKAGVLFSDQTLFASVQTRGIVNAYAMNQAMFFFNFQQAMVKMGAMDVKEGSNGEVRNTCRVIN from the exons atggCTGCCCTCATTATTCAGAATGTGTTTGCAGTGATGTGGGTGATAAATATGATGATGTATGGAGTGGCAAATGGTCTGAGCATGAACTACTACATGATGACATGTCCATTTGCTGAGTTCATTGTTAAGAATACTGTCAATAGGGCTTTGCAGTCTGATCCCACTCTTGCTGCTGCTCTTGTCAGGATGCATTTCCATGACTGCTTTGTTCAG GGATGTGATGGATCCATACTGATCGACTCTACTAAAGACAACACGGCAGAGAAAGACTCTCCCGCGAATTTGAGCCTGAGGGGATATGAAATAATTGATGCTGCCAAGGATGCATTGGAGAAACAGTGTCCTGGAGTTGTTTCTTGTTCTGATATTCTGGCCATGGCTGCAAGAGATGCTGTTTTCTTT GCTGGTGGTCCTGTTTATGACATACCTAAAGGAAGAAAAGATGGAAGAAGATCAAAGATAGAAGACACAATCAATCTGCCTCCACCCACCTTGAACAGTTCGGAGCTAATCAGGATGTTTGGCCAGCGTGGCTTCACTCCTCAAGAAATGGTTGCTTTGTCTG GAGCACACACACTGGGAACAGCGAGATGCTCATCATTCAAGAACCGATTGACCAATTTCGACTCGACTCATGACATGGATCCAAGTATGGACACACAGTTTGCAAAAACACTCTCAAAAACATGCATTGCAGGTGACAGCGCAGAGCAGCCGTTTGACACCACCAGAAACACTTTCGACAACGACTACTTCAATGCTCTGCAGAGGAAGGCGGGAGTTCTATTCTCGGACCAGACGCTGTTTGCCAGTGTCCAAACCAGAGGAATAGTGAACGCATATGCAATGAACCAGGCCATGttcttcttcaatttccaGCAGGCCATGGTGAAAATGGGAGCCATGGATGTCAAAGAAGGTTCAAATGGAGAAGTCAGAAATACCTGTCGGGTCATCAACTGA
- the LOC105165790 gene encoding caltractin isoform X2 → MSTLYRGMTRPDKPRGRHHGLTQQKRQEIKEAFELFDTDGSGTIDAKELNVAMRALGFEMSEEEITRMIAEVDKDGSGAIDFDEFCHMMTAKFGERDTEEELMKAFNIIDQDKNGKISAADIQRIARELGENFTEKEIQDMIDEADRDRDGEVNADEFKRMMRRTAYGC, encoded by the exons ATG TCAACCCTTTACAGAGGCATGACCAGGCCAGATAAACCTAGAGGACGCCATCACGGGTTGACTCAACAGAAAAGGCAGGAGATAAAGGAAGCTTTCGAACTGTTTGATACTGATGGATCTG GAACTATTGATGCCAAAGAGTTGAATGTTGCAATGAg GGCTCTTGGTTTTGAAATGTCGGAGGAG GAAATTACTCGAATGATAGCTGAAGTAGACAAAGATGGCAGTGGGGCAATTGACTTTGATGAATTTTGTCACATGATGACAGCCAAATTTGGAGAAAGGGACACAGAGGAGGAGCTAATGAAGGCTTTTAACATTATTGACCAAGATAAAAAT GGGAAGATTTCTGCTGCAGATATCCAGCGCATAGCAAGAGAGTTGGGTGAAAACTTCACTGAGAAAGAGATACAGGATATGATCGACGAAGCAGATCGAGACC GCGATGGTGAAGTAAATGCTGATGAATTCAAGAGGATGATGAGGAGAACCGCATACGGATGCTAG
- the LOC105165790 gene encoding caltractin isoform X1, whose translation MGSSQDGYGNLNHVDQVNIQEPNIFHFAFGIALQPKVFDDWRLFFLSTLYRGMTRPDKPRGRHHGLTQQKRQEIKEAFELFDTDGSGTIDAKELNVAMRALGFEMSEEEITRMIAEVDKDGSGAIDFDEFCHMMTAKFGERDTEEELMKAFNIIDQDKNGKISAADIQRIARELGENFTEKEIQDMIDEADRDRDGEVNADEFKRMMRRTAYGC comes from the exons ATGGGTTCTTCACAAGATGGGTATGGAAATCTTAATCACGTCGACCAAGTCAACATACAGGAGCCTAACATTTTTCACTTTGCTTTCGGGATTGCATTGCAACCCAAGGTTTTTGATGATTGGAGGttgttttttttg TCAACCCTTTACAGAGGCATGACCAGGCCAGATAAACCTAGAGGACGCCATCACGGGTTGACTCAACAGAAAAGGCAGGAGATAAAGGAAGCTTTCGAACTGTTTGATACTGATGGATCTG GAACTATTGATGCCAAAGAGTTGAATGTTGCAATGAg GGCTCTTGGTTTTGAAATGTCGGAGGAG GAAATTACTCGAATGATAGCTGAAGTAGACAAAGATGGCAGTGGGGCAATTGACTTTGATGAATTTTGTCACATGATGACAGCCAAATTTGGAGAAAGGGACACAGAGGAGGAGCTAATGAAGGCTTTTAACATTATTGACCAAGATAAAAAT GGGAAGATTTCTGCTGCAGATATCCAGCGCATAGCAAGAGAGTTGGGTGAAAACTTCACTGAGAAAGAGATACAGGATATGATCGACGAAGCAGATCGAGACC GCGATGGTGAAGTAAATGCTGATGAATTCAAGAGGATGATGAGGAGAACCGCATACGGATGCTAG
- the LOC105165791 gene encoding protein ROOT PRIMORDIUM DEFECTIVE 1 isoform X2, with product MVIVVRCRSLKPWRFFIWMVNNQIKNIILRCPNQVASIDFLQKKFKNLDLQGKALNWLKKYPCCFEVYCENDEYFCRLTKQMKFLVEEEENVKDLQEPVFVERLAKLLMMSKNQRLNVLKINELKRNFGFPDDYLLRIVPKYSDMFRVVNYTGRRSSMEIELMSWNPDFAISAIERLAEKEGREPCFSCSLPATWVKSWERFWDFNSTPYISPYAELKGLVEGSAEMDKRTVALVHELLSLTLWKKVSIVKLGHFRREFCLPEKLNVLLLRHPSIFYVSNRYQLYTVLLREGYNGAELIEKDPLVVVKEKFGDLMQEGLHEYNRRHYLMNLEKKKKKGLLTVRPERTNREVINNISEQEDDQEGGLGGIFNAEERKRFYKVLFDDDVK from the exons ATGGTGATTGTTGTGCGTTGCAGAAGCCTAAAACCTTGGAGGTTTTTCAT ATGGATGGTGAATAATCAGATAAAGAACATAATTCTCAGATGCCCCAATCAAGTTGCATCTATTGATTTTCTTcagaagaaattcaagaacCTTGATCTTCAGGGCAAGGCACTTAATTGGCTTAAGAAGTATCCGTGTTGCTTTGAAGTATATTGCGAGAATGATGAGTACTTCTGTCGACTAACGAAACAGATGAAGTTTCTTgttgaggaagaagaaaatgttaaAGATTTGCAGGAGCCAGTTTTTGTGGAGCGGTTAGCAAAGTTGTTGATGATGAGTAAAAACCAAAGGCTAAATGTTCTGAAAATTAATGAGTTGAAAAGAAACTTTGGTTTTCCGGATGATTATTTGCTCAGAATTGTGCCCAAGTACTCTGATATGTTTCGAGTTGTCAATTATACTGGCCGACGAAGCTCAATGGAGATTGAGCTCATGTCCTGGAATCCAGATTTTGCAATTTCTGCGATTGAGAGATTAGCTGAAAAGGAGGGTCGTGAACCATGCTTTTCATGTTCATTGCCAGCTACGTGGGTGAAATCATGGGAGAGATTTTGGGATTTCAATTCCACTCCATACATTTCACCTTATGCTGAACTGAAGGGCTTGGTGGAGGGATCAGCTGAAATGGATAAAAGAACTGTAGCTTTGGTGCATGAATTGCTCTCTCTCACTTTGTGGAAGAAAGTCTCTATAGTCAAATTAGGTCATTTTAGAAGAGAATTTTGCTTGCCTGAGAAATTGAATGTTTTATTACTCAGGCATCCTAGTATATTCTATGTTTCAAACAGATATCAACTTTATACAGTTCTTCTTAGGGAAGGATACAATGGTGCCGAATTGATCGAGAAGGACCCACTTGTTGTTGTGAAGGAAAAATTTGGGGACTTGATGCAGGAGGGTCTTCATGAATATAACCGGAGgcattatttaatgaatttagaaaagaagaagaagaaaggttTGCTAACAGTTAGGCCAGAGAGAACAAATAGAGAGGTGATAAATAACATTTCTGAACAAGAAGATGATCAAGAAGGTGGTCTTGGTGGGATATTTAATGCAGAGGAAAGGAAGCGATTTTACAAAGTTCtctttgatgatgatgttaaATGA
- the LOC105165791 gene encoding protein ROOT PRIMORDIUM DEFECTIVE 1 isoform X1 translates to MVIVVRCRSLKPWRFFMYVLPFNQHFQRRFSLWSMKKEPDLESALSRNRRWMVNNQIKNIILRCPNQVASIDFLQKKFKNLDLQGKALNWLKKYPCCFEVYCENDEYFCRLTKQMKFLVEEEENVKDLQEPVFVERLAKLLMMSKNQRLNVLKINELKRNFGFPDDYLLRIVPKYSDMFRVVNYTGRRSSMEIELMSWNPDFAISAIERLAEKEGREPCFSCSLPATWVKSWERFWDFNSTPYISPYAELKGLVEGSAEMDKRTVALVHELLSLTLWKKVSIVKLGHFRREFCLPEKLNVLLLRHPSIFYVSNRYQLYTVLLREGYNGAELIEKDPLVVVKEKFGDLMQEGLHEYNRRHYLMNLEKKKKKGLLTVRPERTNREVINNISEQEDDQEGGLGGIFNAEERKRFYKVLFDDDVK, encoded by the coding sequence ATGGTGATTGTTGTGCGTTGCAGAAGCCTAAAACCTTGGAGGTTTTTCATGTATGTTTTACCTTTTAATCAGCATTTTCAAAGACGATTTTCTTTGTGGTCAATGAAGAAAGAACCAGATCTTGAATCAGCTCTCTCTCGAAACCGTAGATGGATGGTGAATAATCAGATAAAGAACATAATTCTCAGATGCCCCAATCAAGTTGCATCTATTGATTTTCTTcagaagaaattcaagaacCTTGATCTTCAGGGCAAGGCACTTAATTGGCTTAAGAAGTATCCGTGTTGCTTTGAAGTATATTGCGAGAATGATGAGTACTTCTGTCGACTAACGAAACAGATGAAGTTTCTTgttgaggaagaagaaaatgttaaAGATTTGCAGGAGCCAGTTTTTGTGGAGCGGTTAGCAAAGTTGTTGATGATGAGTAAAAACCAAAGGCTAAATGTTCTGAAAATTAATGAGTTGAAAAGAAACTTTGGTTTTCCGGATGATTATTTGCTCAGAATTGTGCCCAAGTACTCTGATATGTTTCGAGTTGTCAATTATACTGGCCGACGAAGCTCAATGGAGATTGAGCTCATGTCCTGGAATCCAGATTTTGCAATTTCTGCGATTGAGAGATTAGCTGAAAAGGAGGGTCGTGAACCATGCTTTTCATGTTCATTGCCAGCTACGTGGGTGAAATCATGGGAGAGATTTTGGGATTTCAATTCCACTCCATACATTTCACCTTATGCTGAACTGAAGGGCTTGGTGGAGGGATCAGCTGAAATGGATAAAAGAACTGTAGCTTTGGTGCATGAATTGCTCTCTCTCACTTTGTGGAAGAAAGTCTCTATAGTCAAATTAGGTCATTTTAGAAGAGAATTTTGCTTGCCTGAGAAATTGAATGTTTTATTACTCAGGCATCCTAGTATATTCTATGTTTCAAACAGATATCAACTTTATACAGTTCTTCTTAGGGAAGGATACAATGGTGCCGAATTGATCGAGAAGGACCCACTTGTTGTTGTGAAGGAAAAATTTGGGGACTTGATGCAGGAGGGTCTTCATGAATATAACCGGAGgcattatttaatgaatttagaaaagaagaagaagaaaggttTGCTAACAGTTAGGCCAGAGAGAACAAATAGAGAGGTGATAAATAACATTTCTGAACAAGAAGATGATCAAGAAGGTGGTCTTGGTGGGATATTTAATGCAGAGGAAAGGAAGCGATTTTACAAAGTTCtctttgatgatgatgttaaATGA